The Stigmatella ashevillena genomic sequence CCACCACCGCGCTGCAGGATGCGATCACCGCCTTCGTCGACTCCGAGCGGTCCCTCTGGTCTTCAGCGTTGATCATGGCTGCCATCGTGGACCTCCAGCGCCTCTCGGGAGGCTATCTCAAGCCCGAGGATTCGGACGAGCTGGAAATCCCAGACGCCCTCGTTTCAATGCCTTCCGTGGTGGATCTTCGTCTGCTCTCACTGGGCGAGGTCGATGACGCGCTCAAGAAGTGGCTGTACGCGCTCATCGTTGGCAATACCCCACCGTACCCCGAAGACCAGTACAAGAACATGCCGCTGGACGAGGTGGTCAAGGTGCTGATGCCCGCGGCGTCCGGTGAAAAGCCAGACCACACCTACCCCGATAACTATGTCCCGGGGCTTCTGCCCCTGATGACAGGGGTCAATACCACGGCTGCCCAGAGGGCGCAGCTTCTCCAGAAGGCGACGACGGAGGCCACGATCGATCAGTCGCTGGCGAATCAGGATCTGGCGCAGAAGAAGGCCACATTGGATGCCATCCAGAGCGCCCTCGCCGCAGCCAATCAAGCCGTCGGCGGCTGAGCAGAGGACACGTGAGTGATTGGGACCGCCCTGAGCTTCGTCTGTGGCAAGCTCAACACCTACTTTCGCGACGCCCAGCACGACTCGCGCGACGTGGTGTCCCTCTGCCCCCCCGAGGGGCACGCGGCGGCCTCCACCCACGAACTCACCAACCGCATCCTCTTTTCGCTCTGCAACGTGCTCCAGGAGACCACGCTGCGCAACCAGCTCCCCCCCAAGAGCACGTCCTCCGCTAACAGGCCGTCCCGGGCGCCCCTCTCCATCAACCTCCACGTCGTCTTCTCCGCCAATTACACAGACTATGTGACGGGGCTCGATTTCCTCTCCGACGTGCTCTCCTTCCTTCAGGCCATGCCCGTGTTCGATCACCAGAACTCCCCCGATCTGAATCCGCGCATCCAGAAGCTTGCCTTCTCCATGGTCAACCTCGACTACGCGCAACTGAGCAATCTCTGGAGCATGTTGCGCGTCGAGTACCGGCCCAGTGCCCTGTATGAGCTGCGCATGTTGACACTCCCCCAGCCCTGGCCCTCGTCCTCTCCGTCCGGGTGAGCCCGCCGCGATTCTGAACGTCCCTCCACCCGTCTCCCTCCTTTCCTCCTGACCCCATGATCGAAGCCATGGCCTTGTCCCTGCAGACTCCGGGTGTCTATAACGTCGAGCAAGACGCTTTCACCAACTCCGTCGTCCCCGTGGAGACGGC encodes the following:
- a CDS encoding DUF4255 domain-containing protein, translating into MIGTALSFVCGKLNTYFRDAQHDSRDVVSLCPPEGHAAASTHELTNRILFSLCNVLQETTLRNQLPPKSTSSANRPSRAPLSINLHVVFSANYTDYVTGLDFLSDVLSFLQAMPVFDHQNSPDLNPRIQKLAFSMVNLDYAQLSNLWSMLRVEYRPSALYELRMLTLPQPWPSSSPSG